One window of Vicia villosa cultivar HV-30 ecotype Madison, WI unplaced genomic scaffold, Vvil1.0 ctg.000455F_1_1, whole genome shotgun sequence genomic DNA carries:
- the LOC131628437 gene encoding beta-amylase 3, chloroplastic-like, which yields MTLTLRSSVSFVIQKETKFLKSYDDVSATLTFAKTKPSFNLKVKSSLQVAHTFKTEVNIDEKYEKVHAPSIVHSNHDDSKRVPVFVMLPLDTVTMNGNLNKPRAMNASLMALKSAGVEGVMVDVWWGLVEKDGPLKYNWEAYAELVQMVQKLGLKIQVVMSFHQCGGNVGDSCSVPLPPWVMEEISKNPDIVYTDRSGRRNPEYISLGCDSVPVLRGRTPLQVYADYMRSFRDRFSDYLGSVISEVQVGMGPCGELRYPSYPESNGTWKFPGIGEFQCYDKYMKASLAAAAEAIGKKEWGKGGPHDSGQYKQFPEDTGFFRKDGTWNSEYGQFFLGWYSGKLLEHGEKILVSAKEIFQASGVKLSGKIAGIHWHYRSRSHAAELTAGYYNTRHTDGYLPIAKMFANHDVVFNFTCMEMKDREQPDHANCSPEGLVHQVKTATRKARIELAGENALERYDAGGYAQVLSTSMSDSGSGLAAFTYLRMNKKLFEGDNWRHLVDFVRNMSEGGRRQRLPDSDSRGSDIYVGHIKKTKEHKQEVEALVV from the exons atgacTTTAACACTTCGTTCTTCAGTTTCTTTCGTCATTCAGAAAGAAACCAAATTCCTTAAATCATACGATGATGTCTCTGCAACACTCACCTTTGCAAAAACTAAACCATCTTTTAATCTTAAAGTCAAGAGTTCATTGCAAGTAGCACACACCTTCAAAACTGAAGTAAACATTGATGAGAAATATGAGAAGGTGCATGCTCCATCAATTGTTCATAGTAACCATGATGATTCAAAGAGAGTACCTGTGTTTGTGATGCTTCCACTTGACACGGTAACAATGAACGGAAATTTGAACAAACCAAGAGCGATGAATGCTAGTTTGATGGCTCTGAAGAGTGCTGGAGTTGAGGGGGTTATGGTTGATGTTTGGTGGGGTTTGGTTGAAAAAGATGGACCTTTGAAGTATAATTGGGAAGCTTATGCTGAGCTTGTGCAAATGGTGCAAAAGCTTGGTTTGAAGATTCAAGTTGTTATGTCTTTTCATCAGTGTGGAGGAAATGTTGGAGATTCATGCAG TGTGCCTTTACCTCCATGGGTGATGGAAGAGATCAGCAAGAACCCGGATATAGTTTACACAGACCGATCGGGGAGGAGAAATCCCGAGTATATATCATTGGGCTGTGATTCAGTGCCTGTGCTAAGAGGAAGAACTCCCCTCCAAGTCTATGCCGATTACATGAGGAGCTTTCGCGACAGATTCAGTGATTACTTAGGCAGTGTCATCTCG GAAGTACAAGTAGGAATGGGTCCATGTGGGGAGCTGAGATATCCATCATATCCAGAAAGCAATGGAACTTGGAAGTTTCCTGGAATTGGAGAATTCCAATGTTATGACAAG TATATGAAAGCATCCTTGGCAGCAGCAGCCGAGGCTATCGGAAAGAAGGAATGGGGAAAAGGCGGTCCTCATGATTCCGGCCAGTACAAACAGTTTCCTGAGGATACTGGTTTTTTCAGAAAAGATGGAACATGGAACTCTGAATATGGACAGTTCTTTCTAGGATGGTACTCGGGTAAATTGTTGGAACACGGCGAGAAGATCCTTGTATCAGCCAAAGAAATATTCCAAGCTTCTGGTGTGAAACTGTCTGGTAAAATCGCAGGAATCCATTGGCATTACAGATCAAGGTCGCACGCAGCTGAACTGACTGCTGGATACTATAATACTCGGCATACTGATGGATATCTTCCAATAGCGAAAATGTTTGCAAACCATGACGTTGTCTTCAACTTCACCTGCATGGAAATGAAAGACAGAGAACAGCCTGATCATGCTAACTGCTCACCAGAAGGGTTAGTTCATCAAGTAAAGACGGCGACGAGAAAGGCTAGAATAGAACTTGCTGGGGAAAATGCGTTGGAGAGATACGATGCTGGAGGATACGCTCAAGTTTTGTCTACAAGTATGTCCGATTCTGGCAGTGGATTGGCTGCATTTACCTACTTGAGAATGAATAAAAAGTTGTTCGAAGGTGATAACTGGCGACACCTTGTGGATTTTGTAAGAAACATGTCTGAAGGTGGTCGGAGACAAAGACTTCCAGATTCCGATTCACGCGGAAGTGATATTTATGTCGGGCACATCAAGAAAACTAAAGAGCACAAACAAGAGGTTGAGGCTCTTGTTGTGTGA
- the LOC131628438 gene encoding uncharacterized protein LOC131628438, which translates to MEKRITLVQTVATAGVFSAISFWYGFMFGRESSRKELSHLIEDLRRGIEKQIGLGFSNLWCRCYSNFQLLQISIWILSFKGVSI; encoded by the exons ATGGAGAAGAGGATCACCCTGGTTCAAACCGTTGCCACCGCCGGCGTCTTCTCCGCCATTTCCTTCTG GTATGGATTCATGTTTGGCAGAGAATCCTCTCGCAAAGAGCTCTCTCACCTAATTGAAGATCTCCGCCGCG GGATAGAGAAACAAATTGGACTGGGATTCTCCAATTTGTGGTGCCGATGTTACTCTAACTTTCAACTTCTGCAAATCAGCATATGGATCTTAAGTTTCAAAGGTGTCAGCATATGA